A window of Candidatus Paceibacterota bacterium genomic DNA:
AATTCATTGTTTTTTCCTGTTCTTCAAGAGATACTTCCTGCAAAGCCGCGGTGGACCCCCACGGCTCTGCCTGCATTTCAACGCAAATCACTTCCTTATGAAACAGCTTCTCAATAATTTTCGCCTTCCTGGCGTAGAAAGTCGGAGGAAAAGGATAAGTGATGTACATTTTCAGCTGGTGGAACCAAACCTTTTTGTACCAGGTAGTGCCGACAATATCTCCTAATCTGGCTGAGGCTACCCAGAAAGAGCCTTCTCCACTATCAGTTATGACAACCGGTCTTTTGGGATCTAACGATTTAACCAACTCTATTTCTTTTTTTAAAAAATCAGAATCAACCCATAGGCATTCGCCAAAAGGAAAGAAAGGCTCGTTTTCCACCTGCCAAGCCCAAATAGCTTCAGAATCCCTGTAGCGTAAAACAATGTTTTCAAGCAACTTTAAAATTCTCTGCTGCTGCTCTTCTTTGCTCAAATTCTTTGCCCACTCTGGCAAATGGCATTCTGGCCAGCGCGGCGCTTTCATGCCAATGACCAAAAGCAGCTGGACTTTGTTTTCTTCAGCTATCCTTACCTGCCAATCCAAATCTTCAAAAAGATAATTATCCTTTTCCGGCTCAATCAAATCCCAATAAGCGCCCAGCTTCAAATGTTTAACGTTCAAATCGTCAATCAAAGCCAAATACGTTTCCTGCCAGTCCAAGCCCAAAGACTGAGCCTGCTTCTGGGAAAAATTAGCTCCCCAGACAATGCCTTGGGTCGGTTCTCTTTTACCGACAAAAAGATAACAGGCAAAGACCAATAATAGAATTAAAATTATGAGGAAAAACATTTTAGTCTTCATTTTGTTACCAATAGCGCCAATCCCAAAACGATCAGCAAAATGGCGATTACTCTTTGAATAATAATTCTCTTGGAAAAAGATTCCTTTAAAACATGGGGAAACTTCCAGGAAATGAAAATGCTCAGAATCAGCAAGAAAGCATACTGTACTCCCTGTAAAGCGTTGATAAAAGCAACAGAGGCTAAAGGAACCAGAGCTATCGCCCAGTTCTGCAAAATGCCGGCTCCTGCTCCCACTGTCTGGTTAGCGGCGACAATTGCCAAAGACTTTTTCTGAAGCCCGTCTTGAGGAGCAAATATCTGCTTTTTAACGTCAGGCCAGATAATAAATAAAAACAAAGCCAGCAAAGCGCCTCCCAGCCTCGTCCAAATCAAACCGTTCAAAAACGGCTGTTCCAAATAAACGTACTTTGTCATGACAAAATACAAAGAAAAAAGAAAAGCAGACAATAAGGACAATTTTAAGCCTTTCACATTAATTGATTTTTCCCTTTCAAAAGTGATTAGAACGCTGCCGAATATCAATATGGCAAAAGAAACAATTTCATAAAAAGACAATGTTTCTTTGCCGAAAGAAAAAAGGTAAATCAGGAAAAACGTAAAAATGGGCGTTAAGGCGCCTACGGCCGGCACCACCTGGGAAACATTGAATTTCTGCAAAGCTTTGAAAAACCAAAAAAGCGCCAGGACAAAAGAAGCGCCTGCCCCAAAACTCAACAAAAGCTGAAAAAGGGAAGGAACGTAAAAATCAACAAAAGGAATGAGGAAAATTAAAAATATACCGGCAATACCGATAAGAAAAGCGTAAACCTTTGGATTAGGAATGGAACTGACCAAAAGATACTTATCCACCAAAAAAACCACAGCCATTATAAGATAAGCGACGATTGTAACGGTTAGCCAAAGCATATTTTTTAATTGGAAGAAATTGCTTCTGCTATTTTAAACGTTCCTGATTTTTCCCCTTCGACAAAGCCCTGCATGGCTGCTTCTGCCAAATAGCCTTTTTCCAACCAGTC
This region includes:
- a CDS encoding DMT family transporter, producing MLWLTVTIVAYLIMAVVFLVDKYLLVSSIPNPKVYAFLIGIAGIFLIFLIPFVDFYVPSLFQLLLSFGAGASFVLALFWFFKALQKFNVSQVVPAVGALTPIFTFFLIYLFSFGKETLSFYEIVSFAILIFGSVLITFEREKSINVKGLKLSLLSAFLFSLYFVMTKYVYLEQPFLNGLIWTRLGGALLALFLFIIWPDVKKQIFAPQDGLQKKSLAIVAANQTVGAGAGILQNWAIALVPLASVAFINALQGVQYAFLLILSIFISWKFPHVLKESFSKRIIIQRVIAILLIVLGLALLVTK